The stretch of DNA CGCGGCCTCGCTCATGGGCAAAAGTGGATCTTCCTGGTTCTGTTCGCGGTGATGGCCTGCGACACCATGGCCTACTTCGTCGGAACCTCCTTCGGTCGGCGTCGCCTCTATCCAGCCATCAGTCCCAAAAAGAGCATCGAGGGCGCCCTCGGCGGCCTGGTCGGCAGTCTCTGTGGCGTCTTGTTGGCCAAGTTTCTGTTTTTTCCTGCTCTCGCCATCTCCGACTGCCTTGTCCTCGGTCTTCTGCTCGGTCTTTTCGGGCAGGTCGGGGACCTCTTTGAGTCGATGCTCAAGCGCAGTTTCGGAGTCAAAGACTCGGGAACCCTGATCCCCGGGCATGGAGGGCTTCTCGATCGGCTCGACAGCCTGCTCTTCTCCTTCGCACCCGTCTACTATTTCGCCCTCTGGCGAATGGTCGGATAGAATCGCTTGCCATGAAGAACCTTTGTATACTCGGATCGACAGGCTCCATCGGCGTCAGCACCCTCGACATCGTCGCCGCTCATCCAGAACGCTACCGGGTTGTGGCTCTGACCGGGGGGAACAACCTGGAACGGCTTCGGGAGCAGACCCTGCGCTTTTCGCCCAAGGTCGTTGCGGTCGTCTCCGAGCAAGACGCCCTTCGCCTGAAGGAATCCCTCGGGGCCCAGGCGCCCGAAATCCTTGCCGGGGTTGAGGGCATGGCCGCTTGCGCAAGCCATTCGGAGGCCGACATGGTCGTTTCTGCCATTGTCGGCGCCGCCGGGCTGGTCCCCACAATGGCCGCCATAGAGGCGGGCAAGGACGTTGCCCTGGCCAACAAGGAAACCCTGGTCGCAGCCGGCCCTCTCGTCATGGAGGCCGTGCGCCGCCGGGGGGTGAACCTCTTTCCCGTCGATAGCGAGCATTCCGCCATTTTTCAGTCCTTGACCGGGCACCGCAGAGCGGACGTGCAGCGCCTGATCCTGACCGCCTCCGGGGGGCCGTTCCGGGACAGTTCACTGGAAGAGCTGAGGGGGGTGACCCCCGCCCAGGCCCTTGCCCATCCCAATTGGGACATGGGGCGAAAGATCTCCATCGACTCGGCCACCATGATGAACAAGGGGCTGGAGGTGATCGAGGCACGATGGCTTTTCGACCTGCCTGCCGATCGGATCGGCGTGCATATC from Desulfuromonas sp. encodes:
- a CDS encoding phosphatidate cytidylyltransferase, which translates into the protein MTAIIGLPLLLLFIHYANSIFFLGFVCVLTSLALWEYLEMSLPEGRTLEKALAVLAGTGLVALVGAGQPVLFQGALTAALLFFAVLFLLRYRDLTTVSQQLGLVLFGFLYLPLLLGHMSLLRGLAHGQKWIFLVLFAVMACDTMAYFVGTSFGRRRLYPAISPKKSIEGALGGLVGSLCGVLLAKFLFFPALAISDCLVLGLLLGLFGQVGDLFESMLKRSFGVKDSGTLIPGHGGLLDRLDSLLFSFAPVYYFALWRMVG
- a CDS encoding 1-deoxy-D-xylulose-5-phosphate reductoisomerase yields the protein MKNLCILGSTGSIGVSTLDIVAAHPERYRVVALTGGNNLERLREQTLRFSPKVVAVVSEQDALRLKESLGAQAPEILAGVEGMAACASHSEADMVVSAIVGAAGLVPTMAAIEAGKDVALANKETLVAAGPLVMEAVRRRGVNLFPVDSEHSAIFQSLTGHRRADVQRLILTASGGPFRDSSLEELRGVTPAQALAHPNWDMGRKISIDSATMMNKGLEVIEARWLFDLPADRIGVHIHPQSIVHSMVEYVDGSVIAQMGIPDMKTPIAYALSYPERLSLPLPPLDLCAVGTLTFDQPDTERFACLSLAYQALESGGTAPAVVNAANEVAVEAFLEGRVAFLQIPEVIRAALDRHRSEPLDSIEAAQRADRWGRAEARRIIQTFIA